Proteins co-encoded in one Vicinamibacteria bacterium genomic window:
- a CDS encoding cyclophilin-like fold protein, with translation MELRKIRLRIGAVELKAELNRSETASLILDALPIRAAAQRWGDEIYFEIPVRAETEPDAREVMEVGELAYWPPGRALCIFWGPTPASSADEPRAASPVNPVGRVTGNVNRLTGIGSGGEVVIERA, from the coding sequence ATGGAGCTTCGGAAGATCCGTCTTCGCATCGGAGCTGTGGAGCTCAAGGCGGAGCTGAACCGTTCGGAGACGGCATCGCTCATTCTCGATGCGCTTCCAATTCGAGCCGCCGCCCAGCGATGGGGTGACGAAATCTATTTCGAGATCCCCGTGCGCGCGGAAACGGAACCAGACGCTCGGGAGGTTATGGAGGTTGGGGAGCTCGCTTATTGGCCGCCGGGACGTGCGCTGTGCATCTTTTGGGGTCCTACGCCCGCTTCCTCGGCGGACGAGCCACGGGCCGCAAGCCCGGTCAATCCTGTAGGACGTGTCACCGGCAACGTGAACCGTCTCACCGGGATCGGAAGTGGCGGCGAGGTCGTTATCGAAAGAGCGTGA
- a CDS encoding rhodanese-like domain-containing protein — MSKLQLFLPCVSAFAVAAGAAQLERVAPETEVPSVSVDELVRASGEKGLAPLVIDVRLEEDFDADPVLIPEATWRDPNAIDSWVQELSPERPVVVYCVRGHWVSQSVTKKLRDMGLNVAQLTGGIEAWKASGNPTTKATR; from the coding sequence ATGAGCAAGCTGCAATTGTTCCTGCCCTGTGTGAGCGCGTTCGCGGTTGCGGCGGGAGCCGCGCAACTCGAGCGCGTCGCTCCTGAGACCGAGGTCCCTTCGGTCTCCGTCGACGAGCTGGTGCGCGCCAGCGGGGAAAAAGGTCTTGCGCCTCTGGTCATCGACGTACGGCTCGAGGAAGACTTCGACGCCGACCCGGTTCTCATCCCCGAAGCGACGTGGCGCGATCCGAACGCGATCGACTCGTGGGTCCAGGAGCTATCACCCGAGAGGCCCGTCGTCGTCTACTGTGTGCGGGGGCATTGGGTCAGCCAGTCGGTCACCAAGAAACTCCGTGACATGGGGTTGAACGTCGCGCAGCTGACGGGCGGCATCGAGGCGTGGAAAGCGTCGGGGAATCCAACGACGAAAGCGACGCGTTAG
- a CDS encoding VOC family protein, translated as MPDVGLTHVALPVRDPRKSVAFYQKYAAMEVVHRRVDADDGIEVVWLSDRTRPFAVVLLQSEEVTHPLRPDGHLGVGCASREDVDRLCRLAKSEGVLLMGPKDSGYPVGYWALLKDPDGHTLEIAFGQEVGLTVEGV; from the coding sequence ATGCCGGACGTCGGTCTGACGCATGTGGCGCTTCCCGTTCGGGATCCTCGAAAGTCCGTGGCCTTCTATCAAAAGTACGCCGCGATGGAGGTCGTGCACCGTCGCGTCGACGCCGATGACGGCATCGAAGTCGTGTGGCTGAGCGATCGCACGCGTCCCTTCGCCGTCGTTCTTCTACAGAGCGAAGAGGTCACGCATCCTTTGCGGCCCGACGGTCATCTCGGAGTGGGCTGTGCCAGCCGAGAGGATGTCGACCGTCTCTGTCGCCTGGCGAAGAGCGAGGGAGTTCTACTGATGGGACCCAAGGACTCCGGCTACCCCGTGGGGTACTGGGCACTCTTGAAGGACCCGGACGGACACACGCTGGAGATTGCCTTCGGCCAGGAAGTCGGGCTGACCGTGGAAGGGGTATGA